The Oryzias latipes chromosome 16, ASM223467v1 genome includes a region encoding these proteins:
- the LOC101172228 gene encoding hepcidin: MKSFIVAVSLAVLLTCVCFQESSAVPVTEVHELEGTLTDDSPPAADQKIPVTSWKTLYDIRNKRDASAAGCRFCCGCCGMSGCGVCCPF, translated from the exons ATGAAGAGCTTCATTGTTGCTGTTTCTCTGGCTGTTCTCCTCACATGTGTCTGCTTTCAGGAGAGCTCTGCTGTTCCAGTCACTGAG GTCCATGAGCTGGAGGGAACACTGACTGATGACAGTCCACCTGCTGCCGATCAGAAGATACCAGTGACCTCATGGAAG ACGCTGTATGACATCAGGAACAAGCGTGACGCCAGCGCTGCAGGCTGTCGTTTCTGCTGTGGCTGCTGTGGGATGAGTGGATGTGGAGTGTGCTGCCCTTTCTGA
- the LOC101171972 gene encoding hepcidin isoform X3, whose product MTSDLAVLTLIPVASHLAVNRRKRILSNICNHPKMKSFIVAVSLAGVLTCVCFQESSAVPVTEVHKLEGTLTDDSPPAADQKIPVTSWKTLYDIRKKRDASAAGLSITFLFQPLSLSM is encoded by the exons ATGACCTCAGATTTAgcagtgctgaccctcatcccagtcGCTTCACACTTGGCCGTGAACCGCCGCAAGAGAATCCTCTCCAACATCTGCAACCATCCAAAGATGAAGAGCTTCATTGTTGCTGTTTCTCTGGCTGGTGTCCTCACATGTGTCTGCTTTCAGGAGAGCTCTGCTGTTCCAGTCACTGAG GTCCATAAGCTGGAGGGAACACTGACTGATGACAGTCCACCTGCTGCCGATCAGAAGATACCAGTGACCTCATGGAAG ACGCTGTATGACATCAGGAAGAAGCGTGACGCCAGCGCTGCAGGCTTGTcaataacatttctttttcaacctCTTAGTTTGTCAATGTAA